TGAACCTGAAGAAGAATCTAATTACATACCTTATAATGAATGGATTAAGACATATAAACCTTATCTAATCAGAGAAATACCACGAGCAATCGCACAAGAATGGTTAAAGCAAGCTGAATATATTATACAAACAATTATTTTTAAATTTATTGATTAGACTTAACCAGGCTATTAACAATCATTTTAAATTGTATAAATTGTGATTCTTTTGTTTCGGGTGGATGTATATAATTTTTGCATTTTTTAAAAGCATCATTGAGCTCTTCATTATTTTCAATAGCAGTTAAAACTTCATCATTCATGCAATAGAACTTTTCGTTATCTCTAAAGAGATGTTGGCGCGCTTCGTTTTTTATGGTTTCAGCTTGCTCTTGAGTGAGTGTTGCATTTGCATTATTGTATTGCATTGCATAGCTATAAATACTAGCAAATAGAATTGAACAAAAAACCATATTTTTTATTGTGTTCATAGAAATTCCTGTGAGATATATAATTATAGTGCATGCCGAATGATAATTATTATCAATTTACAAAAATATGTCAATATATGAAAAGATGTGATAGGTTTTTGTACAAAATAAAAATATTACAAAGGAATGTGTATGAAATATTATTCAGCCATATGTTTTGTATTGTTATTATATGCTTCGACCATTCATGCCATGGATATATCTTCTTATACTGAATATGAATATAATGATTTTACTTTAGCTACAAAATGGCTACCATATTATGAAAATATGCTTATGCATCAAGCAATTCAAATTATTTCTGATGAATATATACAAAAAAAGTATCCTTATTTGCATAAAGTTACCGATCAACAATATAAAGCTAATGTTAAGAAGGGTATTGTAAAAGAAAAAGGCCTGTGTACTTTATATGGACTTGATGAAAAAGATCTTAGTAAAAAGATAGCTCAATGGTGGGATAAGGGGATTGAAAGTTATGATTATGCAGTAACGGTTACAGACCTTGTTAGTTCATTATCCGCTCAGCAAAAAAGTGTTTATGTAAATATAAGTAATCAAGAGCGTTATACTCTTTCACAGTTGTTTGATGTTGTCATACCATTAATTATTCAATCAAATAATTTATCTGCTTCAGTTGAAAAATATAAAAAGAATATTGCACATATTTTAACACGATATTTTATGATTTCTTATGCTTTACCGCAAGAAAATCAGATAGTAAAATGGTGTAATTGCTCCAAAGTTTCATTCGGAGAACGTATTACTATGATAATAACAATTGCTGAGAAAGTTTTAGAAAAGCATAGTAATAAAATAACTAATGCTAATGATCCACTTATATACACAAGTTTTGGTTCGGGATGGTTATTACAGGATTATTTAACGCTTTCCTTACTGAATACATTAGGATTTAATTATTTTCGTGCACGTTTTATTGATACGTACTATGGCGAAAAATATGATAATAAATCTCGGTTTACAAAAGTTTTATCACAACTATGGAAAGATCATAATACAGGTATAGTAAATATTGATTTTTTTCACATTATTGCAGATTATCTTGCTGAATATAATAAATTATCACAAAAAAATAATGTGTTGACTACTGTTGATGCATCAGAATTGAATCCGCTTGATAGTGCCGATTGTCTTAAAGCAACGTATGTAGAATTAGTATTTGAAAATAAATATTATAACCTTATGGAAAAAATAGTTATTAATTTTTATGATCAAAATGAACCAGATTTATCTCCTGTTCATGGTAAATTGAATATATCACCACAGAAAGCAAAATCAAATATTATGCAAACGCAAATTGAGCTTGCTTTAAAAACAATTACAACAAATATAGATGCTAAAACTTCTGTTGGTAAAATGTCTGTTAAAGATATTGTTGATATTGTTTTTGGTGTTCAAAAAAATTTAGAAGAATATACGCAAGCGATGACACAAAATCAAAAAAAGGATGCGTATAACCATTATACAATGTGGAAACGTTCATCTCAAAGGGATTTTCAAGAGTTGGTGAAGGTGACATCTGATGAAAATTCATGTGTCACGTCCTGTAATGCGCATAGGTTGGTTATATATAAAGTTAATCAATGAAATACAAAGGATTTGAAAAACACACAGAATTTGCTTAACCGATGCCATCCTTCAAAATTAATTGGTATTGCAGTTGATATCCCACTCAAATGTTGGTCTATTTTGCTTTATCTTTTATTTTTTCAATAGCCATTTCTGTGTTGTCAGCAGCAATTTTTAAGCCTTCATTGATGGCTTTAATTCTGTAATTTTTATATTCTTGATATTGTTTTTCAGCATTATTAAGTTCTACTTGCAAGGCTTTACAGCCGTGACAATACCAAACTTTCCATGATTCTTCTCCTGCAACATCAGCTGGAGTTTTCCCATTATTATCTTTTTGTCCTATCAATTCTAAAAGTAAACTTGCTTGACCTTCTGGTCTATTGTTTACCTTTTTCAGCTCCTCACGAAGAATTTGTTCAAAATTATTAGAAGCACACTGTTTTGCCAAGATATGCCAATAATTTTTACCATTCTCATCAACCTCACCTTTGTCATAATCGACTGCATTAATGATGAAAGCGTCAACTATTGCAAATAGTAGCGAAAAAAATATTTTGGAATTTTTCATTAGAAATCCTTTACTGTTTCTTATGATTCTTACTTGGTGGATACAATGTTTTCATTCATATCTGCTTCATTTATGCTATACACTTTTATATTGTTAAGGTAAAAGTTGCCATTTTCGTCATATATTTTTGAGCCAAGATTACATGATGCAGTTGATGATTCGCTGATAACCTTTGAATTGATGATTTTTTTTAAACGAATGTCATTTAAGTATTTAACGCAGTTGATGATATTTTTGTTGTCTGGGTCTGGTGTTTCCTTGCTAATGATATTAACATAGCAAAGCGTTCTTTTTTGAAAGCCATTGGTCTTTATTGAATATTCAAATATATATCCGTTACAATAGGGGTTGTATAGTATACTATCTTTAGTTCCTTGCTGTTTTTTGAATAGTCCATGTGCGTGAAAACAAGCATCTCCCTTAGCATTAAAAAATGGAACACAACTATCAAAAAGTGGAGTCAAGGCACCTGACCCGGTATGACTACCTTCAAGTAGATGAGTAAAAATATTATTATCCCCATCTAAATGAACCAACGTAAATAGTATTTGTTTATCCCATTTGCGCATATCTTCTGTAGTATGTCCTACCCAATAAGCATATGCACTACAATATTTATGCCATGTTGTTTGTTTATACAGCAGAGTATCTAATGTACGAGCATTAATATATGCTGGTTGGCTCGCAAGGTATTGTCTTCTTTGTAGAGCAGTTTTTTCTACAACTGTATTCAAATATTTGTTAACTAATGCCAATGCACAGATGTTATCATGATTAAATAATCCTACATTAGACGTAAGTTGATGTGCAAACATATCATTAATAACATTTCCAATTGTGGGTAAAGCATATTTTGAAATTTCCATGCAACATAAAGTTTGCATGAACATTAACACAGTGATAAAAAAACTGGTTTTTGTCATAAAAATAGTCCTTGATTATGGTAAAATCGGCAAAGCCATTATTGTTGAACATAATTATAACAAGCTAGTGAATAGATGTCATAAAAAAAATGAATTTTCTACGAATTTATAGTGCCGCCGATATTAATATAATTAATGAGTTCACTAATCCATGTTTGTCGCAATTATTGCTTTTTTAGGATCATTTCTTGTTGAGTACAATGTTTTTATTCATATCTGCTTTATCTATGTTATATACTTTGATTGATTCTTTAGTGATAGACTCCGAATTGATAATTTTTTTCAAAAATACAGTATCGTCAATGTACTTAGCACAATTAATGGATTTATTTTTTTTATTTGAATTGTTTTTATTAATAATATTAACATAGCAAGAAAGTTTTTTTTGTAAGCCATTTGTGTTTATTGAATACTCAACTATATGTTCTTTAGAAGAACGCTTAAGAGATATTTTTTGTTGTTTCCTATGTAATATATAAGCATGCATGCAAGCATCTCCATTAGTATTAAAAAATGGAACATAATCATCAAAAGGCGGAGCGGCACCGACTAGGTCTTTATGATGATCTTCAAACACATGAGTAGAAATACTGTTGTTGCCATTTAAATGAATAAAATTAAATAATATTCTTTCCTGCGAAACCTTTGGGGTATATATTATCCAATAAGCATATGCACTACCATATTTGTGCCATGTTGTTCGTGCGTCTATCCCAAAATTTACGCAAGCACCCTTGTATACTTCTTGGCTTGTAAGGTAGTCTTTTCTTTGTTGAGCAGTTTTTTCTACAAATGCATTCAGACGTTTGTTAACCAATGCTACTGCGCAGATGGTATTATGGCTAAATAATTCAACATTAAAGTGAAGTTTATGTTCTAATATATCATTAATATCATTTCCAATTGTGTTTAAGTTATATTTTGAAGCGTCCATGCAAGATAAAGTTTGCATGAGTATTAGCAGAGTAATAAAAAAACTTGTTCTTATCATAAAAATAATCCTTGATTGTAGTAGAGACGGTAAATTCTTTATTGTCAAATATAATTATAGCGAATACATAGGTATATGTCACGCAAAATTGAATTTATCACGAAGTTTTCAATTCTTTGTTTTGTTAAAACGCAAGATATGACTATTTTACTACATTAAGTTGAAAAACTAGTTATTAACCGATGTATTTTTTATGTATTTGATTTTGCAGAGTGAATATCTTTTTTTATTGACCGATTTTTAATAATACGTTACTTTAAAAATGATCATTTCTCTTTCAAGTAACGTACATAAATATTTAATTTCAATAAGGATTATTAATTATGAGTATGAATAAAACGTTTTATCCGCGTAAAGAAGATATTGTAACTGAATGGTGTCATATTGATGCTGATGGCAAAGTACTTGGCCGATTGGCTACATTTATTGCTGATAGATTACGTGGCAAAGATAAGCCGCATTATACACCACATACCGATTGTGGTGATTATGTTGTGATTACTAATGCCGAAAAAATTTTTCTTTCAGGCGATAAGTGGGAAGATAAAAAATATGTTACGGTAAGTGGCTGGATGGGTGGAAAAAAAGAAATTTCTGCTAAAGATTTGCATAAAAAGCATCCAACTCATCTTATTGAACTTGCAGTAAAACGTATGTTGCCTAAAAATAAATTAAGTAGGCAAATGATTAAAAAGCTTAAAGTATACGCAGGATCAGAACATCCTCATGTGGCTCAAGAGCCAACAACTATTAAGCTAGAGATATAAAAAACCATAAGGTTAAATCTCTCTATCTTTTACTGTCAGATATTAAAAAAAAGAAGCAGCGCATTAAAAAATGCGCTGCTTCTTTTTTAGTGTTAAAGATTTTTTATACTGAAAACTTTATCGTATTTTAAAAAAGGTACATAGAGAATCAATATAAGGACTTGCAATGCAATAAATATCCTGAGCGCTTAAATAAAGGAATAAAATTAGAAACATTATCCATGTGGCGATATGAATATATTCTCTAACTTTATGTGGTATAGGACGTTGGATGAGTGCTTCAATTGAATAAAAAAGTATTTGCCCGCCATCAAGTATTGGCAGAGGGATGAGGTTTAAAACAGCTAAATTTATACTGATTAGCACGAGTAATAATAGAAATATTTGAAATCCTGCAGCAGCACCCTTTACCGTCATGGAAATAATCATTATGGGGCCAGCAACGTTATTAATGCCTTTTCTGGTAAATAGTTGAGAAAGCCCAATAAATGTATTTTTTATCCATCTATTGCATGCAGAAATTCCAAGTGCAAATGCTTCCTTTAGCGAATGTGGAGGTGTTGGGGCAAAATCAAACTCAACACCAAGAACTCCGATAGTTTCGCCGTCAGCTATTTTGCTGTCAATTGCTATGACTTTACCAAATTTTTCACCATTACGTTCGATGACAATAGTTGCTGTTTTTTGAGCAAGAGGGTGAATGATCTGTTGAATGCGTTGAAAATTATGTTCAACGTTTTGATCATCTATAGATATTATTCGATCGCCCATTATTAAACCTGCTTTTTCAGCAGCGGATCCTTGTTGAATGACCGCAATGGTT
The window above is part of the Candidatus Babeliales bacterium genome. Proteins encoded here:
- the rplM gene encoding 50S ribosomal protein L13 — encoded protein: MNKTFYPRKEDIVTEWCHIDADGKVLGRLATFIADRLRGKDKPHYTPHTDCGDYVVITNAEKIFLSGDKWEDKKYVTVSGWMGGKKEISAKDLHKKHPTHLIELAVKRMLPKNKLSRQMIKKLKVYAGSEHPHVAQEPTTIKLEI
- a CDS encoding site-2 protease family protein, whose amino-acid sequence is MVLSCIASLMLICKQLLFILLGFFGMGFLIGFHELGHFLFAKLFKIRVPSFSLGFGPRLLTKKIGETEFCLSAIPFGGYVEIAGASEVGQGDQKDAFATDEHSFAIKPFYQKFCVMIGGILFNLIFAYFIMIFLFVTGIPKTPLMPNPTIAVIQQGSAAEKAGLIMGDRIISIDDQNVEHNFQRIQQIIHPLAQKTATIVIERNGEKFGKVIAIDSKIADGETIGVLGVEFDFAPTPPHSLKEAFALGISACNRWIKNTFIGLSQLFTRKGINNVAGPIMIISMTVKGAAAGFQIFLLLLVLISINLAVLNLIPLPILDGGQILFYSIEALIQRPIPHKVREYIHIATWIMFLILFLYLSAQDIYCIASPYIDSLCTFFKIR